The segment TGGTAAGAAAACAATAAAATGTCCTCATTGCGGAGAGAGTTTTCACCTGGAGCAACAGCATCATGAGCATTGAGGAGCAAAATCATTTTGTTGATCCAATCTGTTCTATTGCTAATAGAATTTACTCACCTGTAAACAAAGCCTTCAATTCCGCTGCATCATTTGGTTTCATCTTTCCGCCAAGAATTAAACGCAATTGTCTGCGACGCAATGCACCTTCAAACAGTTTTATTTCTTCTTCTGTTTCAGGAATTAATTGTGCTACAGGTTTAGGCTTGCGGTTTGGATCAAGCGCAACAAATGTATAATACGCTTCGTTGCTTTTGTAACGGTATTGCTGAACAGTATCTTCTCCCCACACTTTCATATGTACTTCCATAGAACTGTTGAATGCTCTTGAAACTTTTGCTT is part of the Lacibacter sediminis genome and harbors:
- a CDS encoding acyl-CoA thioesterase, which translates into the protein MNSKTAKESFIIMTELVLPNDTNVFGNLMGGRLMYWMDIASALAAGKHCNSPVVTASVDNISFENPIKLGNVVHIEAKVSRAFNSSMEVHMKVWGEDTVQQYRYKSNEAYYTFVALDPNRKPKPVAQLIPETEEEIKLFEGALRRRQLRLILGGKMKPNDAAELKALFTGE